In Lathyrus oleraceus cultivar Zhongwan6 chromosome 2, CAAS_Psat_ZW6_1.0, whole genome shotgun sequence, the DNA window TTAACAACATAGGACATATTTATACAAGTTTTAAATCATTACAGACCACACAAAGTTGTCGGTGCAATCATAATCCTATAAAAGAGTGGGAAAAATTTCAATCGTTTAAAAATAACACTATCAGATTTTCCAGCGGGGTCGGAAAATATTTCGTCTACctatttttttgaaaaaatcgATAACTTATAATTTACATTGGATTTTTTCAAAAATGCCGATAAAAATACATATCGTACTTTTTATATGAGCTATCGCGTTTTTTTGTGATTAAGAGAAAATTTTGAATAATATGACTGGTgaaaaaaatgagagaaataTTTTTGATATTATAAAATTGTTTAAGGGTGGCATGTATAATTTATGGGATGTCATGTAAAACTTCATAAGTTTTGATGCTAGATAGAACAAACTCCTGATTGTATATGAACTAGGTCTACTTTGAGATGGGTTTAAATGAATAAcatttttgttttcaaaaaaaGTTTTGAGAAAAAGTGATACATTATTTGGTGTACCCGACACAATCCCTTACCATTTACATATCCCTATATGAAGATGAAATCACCTAAAATAAACAAGTGGAGAGTTGATTACACATGTGTGCCTCATAAAGCACAAAATAGGTGGATGAATATTCACCAATGACTTTcttattaaaaaatattaattttgtAGTGAAATTTATAATAATTTTTCAAGAGATGATATATAAATTAAATCAAAGAGTCAAAGATTAAAATTTATATTAACATCTTAGCATCAACTTGAACATTCAAGGGGTCAAAAGAACCACACACATATAAACTTATTAGAACAACCAAGAAATATATTTAAATTCAAAGTGATTATTACATTTTAATGCATAAACAATTATTGACTTGATTCATGTTTTCAAGTAGAAAGATAATTTGGTCATAAAGTTCTGGTGTTGCAAACCCAAAAAAACATAACAAGACATatcattttcaaaacaatgatGTTTCAATAACATTATTAACTCATTTTCCACCTGGTACTAATGGAACATGATTCATCCCTATGTTCTCATACAAATGCTCCACCAACCTCCAAGTTGTTGGATCTTCCTGAAATCATTAAACATTAAAACAATCGTCAAGTTCTATACTAGAAAGCTATGAAATATGGACTCTGACACGGATACTAGGACACGACACGATATAGATACACTGACAAGGATAATGTTGAAAATATAGGATACAACATCACTACATATATTATAGTATTTGACCTTCATTGACCCATGTATTATTAAAAGATTTAAAAAGATTCTGATCAAGATTAACATCTATAATTTTTCATTGATAACTTTACTTCAATAAATAATTAACCATTTTATACGTGTGTTAGATTTTTCCGAATTAAATATATAAGATGCATTAAatcaaagaaaaaaataatattGTTTGAAACAGTAGTCTGAATTATTTGACTTTTCTGCTGATTATTTGAATTGTCAGACATATGTTGTATGTGTATCATACAAGTGTTGGACATCAAGGAATGTCGTACATCGATTCAAAAATGCCTAATAAAATAAAAACCTATTTTTTAAGACATTTGTTTGAGTTTTCCGACACTTGACTGACTCTTCTTGTATATATGGTATGAGTGTAAAATAAGTGTCAGACCCATGACACTCATGCTACTAGAGGTGTTTGTGCTTGTAGCTCGCATGTATTGTTCTTATAATTTAGGTTGATCTAACTCAAAGTTTACATAACTAGTCTGTAATATATAGATTTCCTTTCATTTATAAACAATTTAAGTCACATTTCATTGAATTTCAATCTCTTAACAAACACTTAGGTGGCCCAATAGAAGTGTCTTAACAATAGGCGATCCAATAGATATTTTAGAATTAGACTCAACTTAACTCAATCCTTACAAGACTAGTTTGTGAGGTTTGAATATCACCCTTATAACACATGTTAACTATATCTCACTCAATTTGAGAATCTTAACAACTATAGTTTTTTATAAAGAGTGACACGTGTTCCGTTACATCAACTCAACTGCTAGTTTCAGTAACATTTGAGCACAAAGCACATGATTTAACTTACGAAGCTCCACTTATTTACTTTTAAAGAGTGAGATTATAATATTTAATCTAATAGGCAAAAAATAGTAGATCTCATAATATCAATTTATTACATATTATACCATATCATATCATGTGTTTCAAACAAGTTCAAAATCAAATTTGTACTTATTTAGGTAATAAGAAGTACTTACACGAAGGTAATTATTGAAAGTGTCATTTGTTAAAACATTTGGAAGACAACTTGTTAGTGCAATTCCAGCTCTGCATTAATATGAAAgaatttttattaaaaaacttaaAATAATGAAAAGGGCATACTCAATCAACATACTTAAGATGATGTTTCTTCCCAATTAACCTGTGATTATCTGATAGCCGAGAATAACATGAGATTATGAGCTTCAAAAGTCGAGGTGCATGTTGTTTCTCAATACTTTTCAACACCATGTCCAAAACACGTGCTACTGCAAAAAATCGTTCTACTGTAGCGCAGATATAAGCCAAGCCATCATCATCTTCCAAAACTTTTTGAATTATGAATGTTGCTACCTGCAAAAATATCCAAATTTGATATATTGGTAACACAAGTGCACGAAAGAAAAACATGTGAAACAAATTGGCTAAAAGTATAGATTCTAACCATTTTTGATACTTCTTTTCCAATTTTCATATTGCACAAACACAAAGGAATTATCTCGCTTGAAAGAAGGAAAGTTATCACTTCTTTAGTGCTAACCTAAAAATAACAAGTATACCAAAAGAAAAGTAATACAATTGACACTTCACAAATAAAAATAATGGTATACATGTGATTAAAGAATCAAGTTATATAATCATTAAAATTCATAACTTAGTtatgtttgtgtttgtgtttaagtttttttcaaaaatattttattaaaaaataatttttattgAGAAAGTAAATATGTTTATTAGATTTTAAAGAAAAGTATTTTTAATATAAGAGATATAGAAGTATAATTTATATTGTGTAAGTTTTTTCAAATATATTATATATAGTTTTTAAGTTGTATGTTTTTTCAATCATAATTTATACTTTTATTAAAAGTCTTTAAAGGTTAATGCCCAAATTATTTATATTAAAGTAAATTTAAATAATTCAAATATAATATAACTTTACAAAAATAGAACTAATTCAAATATAATACCTTTACAAGTGCACCAATGACTCCAAGACTAGCAAGCCTCAAATGTTCAAATTGTGGCAACTTGTTTGTTGTTTGAAGAAAGGGATACAAATACAAAGGTATCTTAGCTGCATATCAATAAGAAATAGTAAGTATGAGTAATTAAAAGACTAATTCTATTTTTTAGTTAACATGTCCTTTATGAAATTCAGAATAGTTAAATGAATAAGAAAGTTGACATTACCCTCGATAAATAACATCTTTGTATCAGAGTGAGATGCCACACACTATAACAAAAATATTAGAGAAAAGTATTAGAGAAATTTATTTCATATATTTTGTGTGAGAAAATGgaatttaaaatataatatttctACATGCTAAACACAATATTCAAAAGTTGTCATGACAAACTTAGCTCACCTGAAATAGTGCAAGAACATTGCACACTCGAGTTGATTGTGCAGCAGTAAGATTTTCCATTGAAATATTAGGAAATATTGAAAGTATTTCCTGTAAAATAAGATATCACTATCAGTAAATACAAGACATCCAATAAACTTGTCATATCATCACGATTTAATTCTAATTCTTTTTTATAATCATATATATTTCGAGTGAATTGTAAAAATAAGAATATTATCTTTACATTAAAATGTAGAATTGAAAATATATAAACACAAATTGGTGAAATATTTATGTAATAGAAAGAAACAAATAGGGAGACacataaatttaaaattataaaaaacTAGAATATGATAATTGTTATAAACGAGAGTAACATGGGAAAAGACAATAGTTAATAGTTTCATCCACTACCACTTTGTGTTATGCCAAATCTAAAATAACTATTGTTCCATCCACCGAGAAATGTAGCATGATAAAGTACAATGGTTGATATTTTCATCAACTACTACTTTGTGTTCCTCGAAACATAGAATAACTATTGTCAATCCACAAAAGTAAAACTCATATATAATTTTCTTTTGCCAAATCTTTTTTCGTAAAAAAATAGCAAGGTTCTAAAAAAATTTATAAACAAAGAAAAAAGGTTTCTAAAAGTAATAACACAAAGAAATCCAAAAAGAAAATAATATAGCAAGTTAGTTACATATAACACACCTGTAAAAGTATCACAATAGTGCCAAAGGAATTCCATAATAGGGGTGCAAGTTCTTTGAACAACCCAGTCCACTGAAATATTTGAAATTGAAAATATAAAACATGTGTCTTAATTGGACGAGTTCAAGAAACATTACATACAAACTAAATTGTAAAATAACAAATATCAAAATATAATAACACATGCTAATtttctcttaaataaatttgatGCCGCCATCATTTTGTAAATGATTTAATTTATTACATAAGATCAATTAATATATTGAGTTTTTTATTGGTCGAAGTCACAACATGAGTCACTTGATTTCTATCTAACTACTGATATTGGTTGATTATATTGAAATGAGTTATTTTTTTCTTCATAGACTTTTTTTATCTCTCATATCACATAGTATCACTTTTAATGACAATATGTATATCTCTATTTTATTTCAATCATACTAAGCATTACacatttattttcatttttttattttttttctttcttcaaATGTCTCTCTTAATTGCAAGGTTTTTCTTCCTATTGAAGTCATGCGATATGAAATAAACATTAATCAACTCATGACATAGAGAATGATACAATAGTTATCGAATAATCTACATTTAATATGCCAATTACTAGTGTAAATCTATAACATGCAAAAAGATCTCATTTCCATCTAAATAacaacaattaaaataaaaaatataatgtatgTTTGTATGCATCTCAAAATACACTAAATAATGGATATTTTGGCTCAACTATAACTATAATCACACCTCAATTGTGCAAAAGCACCAGATAAATATATTAGAATTACAATTTACATTAAAACTTTAACAACAACTTcaaattatattttaaacatatttatttattttgaaattaaagaaaatCGTAAGTCATAATACACTGAATAATGAGGCTTTTTAATTCAACTATGACTAGAATGACCTAAATGATAAAGCTTCTTGAATTACCCAAATACCCAAAAATTACCTTAAAATTACCTAAATATGTGTCTAGATCTACAAAACGGGCCACATAACAATCTAAATCTATCTTGATAGAGAAAATACATTCAGTTTCATACTAAACAACTCCTTTAATAATTGGATTACTCGTGattttattaaaatattataaaaagaaaagaaaaagaaaaagagaaagatAGAATAGTATGAACCTTAGAGAGTACATGAAGAGCGTTTTCTCGGAGATCAGACATTTGAAGTTCAACAATAAGACGTTCCACATGCGCCATCCTTTGGACATTTTCACTAGTTTGAGTAGAAGCATTGAGAGGAGCTACGAAAGACTCATCGTTGTTGATTGAGAGCAAGCGAGAAGGAAAATTCGCCATCGATTAGATCTGAAAAAAAgttatttttttataaatttcTTTTTATTAACTATTCATTATTTCTAGTGATTTTATTACTTTATTgaaatattattatttataatatttatattaaatttaattatataaactagatacTCTATTTAGaaaaaatattgataaaaaaaGACTTAAAGTTATATATTATTTAGAATTTTATCTTTATTGATAATTTGTGAATTTTCATTAGTTTAATTCTCTATTAGTTCAAAATAAAATACTTTGAATCTGTCGTAAAATATATATTGTTAAATTAATATTTTGAATCTGTAGTAAAATATATATTACTTCAAAATAAATAATTTGTGAATTTTCATTATTTacaaatttaatttaatattttgaATCTGTAGTAAAATATATATTACTTCAAAATAAAATACTTAAGAAATTGTTAAATTATACTTTCAAATAAATTAACGTAATTTTCTTACTAAAACAATTATGTTAAATTTTCTCTTTATAAGTAGATGAGGTAGGTCTAGTCATAGATATAAATTGATATTTAGGTTTCAATGTTTTTCAATAACATTTATTTGTATTTATATATTAGTATCAATAAATTGTTGAtatttataaatttataaattataatatatatatatatatatatatatatatatatatatatatatatatatatatatagagagagagagagagagagagagagagagagagagaatccATTGATACATATGTTTGTTcattagtttttttttaaattgaaagttccatatttatgcattcaactttgattttttttttatgcTTCTGAATTTTTTCATTTCATAAATATAAGTTATTTACTTTTTTAATATTGAATACAATTtgtttgaatttttattttttaagatTTGTCTAGATCTCTCCCCCTCTCCCTCTAtgttttttcttttgattttcgTTATCAAAATATTCAATTTATAATATAATCTTAACATGATTATATTTATAAGTTTATGTTTTTAAACAAAAtcataattttaaaaatatttttgatttaTAAATTTAAAGAGCTTATTTATAGTAagaaataaatataaataaaaatataaaaactAAGAATTCTGCAACATAATATTAAAACCTATACAATCATTTTACACCCAGTTTACTCAAATAACACCTGTCAATGGAGCTTCCAATGTGATATgtataataattaaaaaaatactaTTGTTTTCAAAACTTATAATATTAAAATGTTGTACTTTTATGAAGGATTTATTCGAAAATTCTATGGAAATAGCCATTAGggaatttataataaaaataataataataataaacaattTTGACAATAGTGAATATTCAAAATTAAATCTAAATAAAATGAAATATTTAGGGCATAGAATCAAAGTAGTAGTAAATATTAGTTTTATACATTACTATATGCTTCATTGAGATAATTATAATATAcgaaaaaatgatttttaattaacTTTTTTTGAAAGTTCTTAGTTTAAAATACTATTctttttattaattattaatttattttaaatgtAGGCATAATTAGTCCTTAAGTCCCTTAACTTTAAGCGAAGTTTCATGTTGGTCCCCTAACATTATCAATAGTGTTATCGTTATTAGAAAAAATGCAATGGGGATGTCTTTTCATGGGAGATTTATGGACGGTTATTTAGAATGGTACTTTAGAGTATCTCCCACTCATATCATCCTCCGAGGTTGAGACTGAAAGGACCGTTTAAGTCATGGAAGCTAAGTCCGAGATACATAGGGCCATACCAGATTATGGAGAGGATTGGAGAAGTATCCTACAGATTAGTTTTACCACCTTCACAATTAGAaatgcatgatgtttttcatgtaTCCCAACTCCGAAAGTTCATTCCAGATTCTCTTCAGCCTGTTCTTCCAGATTTGATAGAAGTGGAAGCAAATCTAACTTTCGAACCTCTAAAAAGTCGCATTACAGGGGGAGAAGTTAAGGTATTAAGGAATAAGGAGATTCCT includes these proteins:
- the LOC127117719 gene encoding uncharacterized protein LOC127117719 isoform X1 — translated: MANFPSRLLSINNDESFVAPLNASTQTSENVQRMAHVERLIVELQMSDLRENALHVLSKWTGLFKELAPLLWNSFGTIVILLQEILSIFPNISMENLTAAQSTRVCNVLALFQCVASHSDTKMLFIEAKIPLYLYPFLQTTNKLPQFEHLRLASLGVIGALVKVSTKEVITFLLSSEIIPLCLCNMKIGKEVSKMVATFIIQKVLEDDDGLAYICATVERFFAVARVLDMVLKSIEKQHAPRLLKLIISCYSRLSDNHRAGIALTSCLPNVLTNDTFNNYLREDPTTWRLVEHLYENIGMNHVPLVPGGK
- the LOC127117719 gene encoding uncharacterized protein LOC127117719 isoform X2, with the translated sequence MANFPSRLLSINNDESFVAPLNASTQTSENVQRMAHVERLIVELQMSDLRENALHVLSKWTGLFKELAPLLWNSFGTIVILLQEILSIFPNISMENLTAAQSTRVCNVLALFQCVASHSDTKMLFIEAKIPLYLYPFLQTTNKLPQFEHLRLASLGVIGALVKVSTKEVITFLLSSEIIPLCLCNMKIGKEVSKMVATFIIQKVLEDDDGLAYICATVERFFAVARVLDMVLKSIEKQHAPRLLKLIISCYSRLSDNHRAGIALTSCLPNVLTNDTFNNYLREDPTTWRLVEHLYENIGMNHVPLVPGGE